The DNA segment AAGTCAGGCTATGCAATAATTTGCCCGTTAggaatttgaaattttatattttttaaaaaatattatctaTTATTATTGATTAAACATTGCTCTTTTACTTCAATTTTTAAAAAGTAACAGCTAGCACAATTATGAAAAAAGGGGTAATGATGCTAATGGTGCAAAAAACTTTTCAAAATTATCTAAATTAAGCTTTAATTTTGTTTATTAAGTAAGATTTTCAGATATTTTACAATCAAGTACATTTGTTGAATTTGAAGACCTGATCAAGAtcgattaaaaattaatattatgtgCCATATTGTTGTCAACTTGGCCATCCCAATCAGCATATTGTGAAGTTATTACTGATATGTTATCAAcctacttctttttctttttttgataAATATGTTACCAACCTACTTAGGAAGAagcaatgaaattattttatccTTAAAATTCTGTCTTGTTACGGTACATTGGATTGGAAGCTAGCCTTTGATAACTATGCTTTATAtgtaattttagaaaaaaaaatattaattaattaataacttttaaaattaatagaaaatcttcatcaaaatataaatataataatacaacaaaattaaaaaaaaaataaaagcctAAATTTGTTATGTCAAATTAAACAAAGTTCAatgtttattaataaaagacatgaaatgtaaaGTAATTATTACAATCTCAttttgttaatatatatatatatatatatagataaaatgtaattaaattaataatataattttaatatataacattattttaTCATCACCACCTCTACAATTAGATGGTGGTATAGTAGTAGCTGAGTGGCAGTAATAATAATGATGGAGATGGTTAAAGTGGTGATGATTATTGTGACGATGATGGTCAAGTTGTGGTAGTGGTTATGATGACAACGGCAATGGAAATAACATGTGACAGTGACGGCAGCAATCTAGTGGTGATAGTGATGATGGTAGTGATAAGATGGTCGTGAGCGAGCAGAGGTAGAGTGATGGTGATGGTGATAGTGATAGTGATAACAATAGTAATAGCAGTTAAGTGGTAGTTGTTAAGTGATTGCGGTGTCTAAGTGAGAGCAATCACTTGATAGGTATGGTAGTAACGGTAGTGGTGATGATAGCAGTAATTATTAGATGGTGGTAGTATTGACATGTATTAAAAAGATGTATTAAAAAGATGTATTAaatgtaataaattttatttaacctTGGTCAAGTTGTGGTAGTGGTTACGACGACAACGGCAATGGAAATAACATGTGACAGTGACGGCAGCAATCTAGTGGTGATAGTGATGATGGTAGTGATAAGATGGTCGTGAGCGAGCAGAGGTAGAGTGATGGTGATAGTGATAGTGATAGCAATAGTAATATCAGTTAAGTGGTAGTTGTTAAGTGATTGCGGTGTCTAAGTGAGAGCAATCACTTGATAGGTAAGATAGTAACGGTAGTGGTGATGATAGCAGTAATTATTAGATGGTGGTAGTATTGACATGTATTAAAAAGATGTATTAaatgtaataaattttatttaacctTTTTTTATATATCCTCTCTTCATGTTACTAAACTATTTTTTGACtaataatttctaaaaaaaaaattattgtttttTTACCTTTTCAATGATTTTTTTTATCGAAACCTTTtcaatatatattaattagagatatattagaaaattaaaaaataaattactatttTAAATAAGAAAGTATAAACTATAAtccattatataaaaaaatatctaaTAAACGTAATATTCACATAGGCTTAATCGGGAAACAGTTGTCTTTGTactattttaattttagtttaaaaacgtgttaaattataattaaaatatcttTAAGACCTTTAAATTAAAgagtataaattttaaaattgtatTGATATTATGATATACtaattagaatttaaaatatattttaatttaattttataaaaattgggttatgataataattttaaaaattcaaaacaccacaatttttttaatgaaactcaaggttaaatttatgtaatcagccCATTATTTTCCAATTTAAGCAGAAGTTAGGATAAGCATTCCATATTGGCTTGTGCACGTGGCACCTAAAAAAATCCTTCGCTGGCCCAATTCGAGGAAAAATTATACGAAACAAAATCACGTGTGATACACATGACTGTTACTGTTATCATCCGCATCCACGCGGTACATCCATTGACCAAAAGATAAACATGCATTGACACGCTCTCATCTGTTACCTACTGTCGCATTTTCTTTTCGTCCTTGATACATATTGGTTCTCGAGCTTGAGAGTGACGCAGTCGCGGAGAGAGGTGCTCTGCTCCATCTCTGTGTTCAATGGCGACCTGGGTCTTATCAGAATGTGGCTTAAAGCCTCTCCCTCGTTTATTTCCTAGACCCAGAACTGAAGCCGTTTCTCGCACCAACTCGTTAAAGCTCAGATTGTTGCACGCTGGCAAGATTTCTTCTTCTGCAGATCTGAGATTCCCCTACGTCAATTTTTCTAATGGGTGTTTTAGAGAGAGGAGTTGGGGGTTTAAAGTCAGTGCTCCATATGGAGTTGATTCgatagaaggagaagaagagagaacAAATGGCGTTACTGGGATTGAACATGAAGAAGAAGCCGAATTTGATCCTGGAGCGCCGCCACCGTTCAAATTGGCTGATATCAGAGCGGCCATACCAAAGCATTGTTGGGTTAAGGATCCGTGGAAATCAATGAGCTATGTGGTGAGGGATGTTGCTCTGGTATTCGGTTTGGCTGCAGCTGCAGCTTATCTTAACAATTGGATTGTTTGGCCTTTATACTGGGCTGCTCAAGGAACCATGTTTTGGGCTTTGTTTGTTCTTGGCCATGATTGGTAATCACTCTTCTCTTACAGATTTGTCTATCTGTTTTGGCTACTTCTTTCTATTACTTTTCTTGAATAATAAGTTATTTTTCTTTGGTGGTTATTATGCAGTGGGCATGGGAGCTTTTCAAACAATCCCAAGCTAAACAGTGTGGTTGGGCATCTTCTTCATTCTTCAATTCTTGTACCTTATCATGGATGGTAAAATATGTTACATTTTTGTTTCAATATATTTTCTGTTATAATCATATTCTCTAAGTTTTAATTCATATGGTTATTGTTTTACAGGAGAATTAGCCATAGGACTCATCATCAAAACCACGGGCATGTTGAAAATGATGAATCATGGCATCCGGTTAGTGGtttatatttaatccatttacGGATTCTCTGTTCTTTTCTGTTGGGCATTGATTGTTTTTGGAGGTCCACAATCTTAGCAGTTCCATTTTGTCTTACAGCTTTCTGAGAAAATATATAGGAGCTTGGAT comes from the Hevea brasiliensis isolate MT/VB/25A 57/8 chromosome 5, ASM3005281v1, whole genome shotgun sequence genome and includes:
- the LOC110665331 gene encoding omega-3 fatty acid desaturase, chloroplastic, giving the protein MATWVLSECGLKPLPRLFPRPRTEAVSRTNSLKLRLLHAGKISSSADLRFPYVNFSNGCFRERSWGFKVSAPYGVDSIEGEEERTNGVTGIEHEEEAEFDPGAPPPFKLADIRAAIPKHCWVKDPWKSMSYVVRDVALVFGLAAAAAYLNNWIVWPLYWAAQGTMFWALFVLGHDCGHGSFSNNPKLNSVVGHLLHSSILVPYHGWRISHRTHHQNHGHVENDESWHPLSEKIYRSLDSITRTLRFTVPFPMLAYPVYLWTRSPGKTGSHFHPDSDLFVPNERKDVITSTVCWSAMAALLVGLSFVMGPIQLLKLYGIPYWIFVMWLDFVTYLHHHGHEEKLPWYRGKEWSYMRGGLTTLDRDYGWINNIHHDIGTHVIHHLFPQIPHYHLIEATEAAKPVLGKYYRELEKSGPLPFHLIGNLIRSLKKDHYVSDTGDVVYYQSDPQLSGSSSE